In Phycodurus eques isolate BA_2022a chromosome 10, UOR_Pequ_1.1, whole genome shotgun sequence, a genomic segment contains:
- the rbm6 gene encoding RNA-binding protein 6, protein MWNGPGQGPRGRPPFRGNHHGEMFGGRDHPMPGFWGRDGMNMGPMGHTGPLDIPPMAIRRMEGPPMWGRDMNPRDMRGREQDRDCFRSGPGPVLNYRGRFDGHPRGNLMNSPGFSGVNMGGRDVPTWEQNNRYMDMRDRDMFRDNMPRFNNPNMDGMRGFPMDRMELNNNFGEIRPPVGIDDDSHFNMEMPQQERRMIDIDRRAGPPFNPRGGFDSDMDFRNHPDPPPDVRGRERSPLRFGNDAPPMDRTRAGMPADDSGSQRSDFKGPEEQSKRSEGPESSGSPLMDYRSGEEMTLAEEWKSRQKDKPAVSDKGREGASESSYPASFRRDVTSRDPPAFVERDRPPIDFPGENVRFPRGDHFAEMDRPPLGRNSPQERTPLPATPGRENESKCWLAERDSEPSQNKSKHDEKYHKDLSTHETVEPNDGFKGLKDIPHSEGQTTGKMPELEDFQSRDQDYRDIDYRTASGRMFEYKQGALQGTPLIEESKPAIPPQFSASGSKDQDYRSASVEGKVSTTLSIIGIPKSATMEQVLDAFTVQDGMPHPGMKIKNVVPGYSYDTAYVEFLNLEDAVHFMESNKGSLKIGTRTVSISYSHPDDHKGSVDESHRTLPPPPESQLSRPDRPTEEFESDRNGSTPKGTEEPLCPTQWQRNSDLTPEAWQQQVDQQFHQQESETQAESWGQQNNPHHNSHQSKSVFKDSKTMIIKNIKPTTTIEAILKALDPFAYLDERNVRLIKAKTPGAKCFCFVDMDSHEQVTRLVDLLLTKPNPLYIDGVRVYAEVAKPLKNPSFRREFDKPNSSTPGYQPAASTMEQQQFYPKPQPLMQPPPGMQAGLPTDSSNPPLSVDARTSQGIGYDACQAVEPSCQATEAQVPAAAANQSYDADTQDTSSYLYDATSGFYYDPETTLYYDPGSRYFYNAQNQEYLYWDTATKAYVPVPGGNQGHQSVVMTPEDQAILSNPAADAPLDMKRPSEPPLPTTQAAVSADNRETPSPEKKDDDDSPRRDEKPKSLAAVKIMKDMERWAKIQNRQKECVRSLSPVLRGGTDDDRKQSKTADAGFAVFERKNSGSEDLFKKPLAPAKKDEKPKRPMGSLGMLASDYAAGSDEEVEEEKEEVVHSGQVGKAPSEDREDKLTDWKKIACLLCRRQFPNKDALIRHQQLSDLHKQNMEIHLKIKRSKKELEALENQEKELSTKEVGRSPEQKRRKHHHQQPQQQHNSWAGGSREIHKVSDRPGLGSEPPPRRQKKEHVAWDHATYKQAVRKAMFARFKELE, encoded by the exons ATGTGGAATGGACCAGGGCAAGGACCGAGGGGAAGACCTCCATTTAG AGGTAATCACCACGGAGAAATGTTTGGGGGAAGAGATCATCCCATGCCTGGTTTTTGGGGTAGAGATGGGATGAATATGGGACCCATGGGCCATACGGGTCCTCTGGATATACCACCGATGGCTATAAGAAGAATGGAAGGTCCACCAATGTGGGGACGTGACATGAATCCACGTGATATGCGTGGTAGAGAGCAGGACAGGGATTGTTTTAGATCTGGCCCAGGGCCAGTTTTAAATTACCGAGGGCGGTTTGATGGTCATCCCAGAGGCAATCTGATGAATTCACCGGGTTTCTCAGGAGTTAATATGGGGGGCAGAGATGTGCCAACATGGGAGCAAAACAACAGATATATGGACATGAGAGACAGGGACATGTTTCGTGATAATATGCCTCGCTTCAATAATCCCAACATGGATGGGATGAGAGGGTTTCCCATGGACAGAATGGAGCTCAATAATAACTTTGGGGAGATCCGGCCTCCAGTGGGCATTGATGATGACAGTCATTTTAACATGGAGATGCCTCAACAAGAAAGGAGGATGATAGACATAGACAGACGAGCAGGACCACCTTTTAATCCAAGAGGTGGATTTGATTCCGATATGGATTTTAGAAATCACCCTGATCCGCCACCTGATGTTCGAGGCAGAGAGCGCTCTCCTTTAAGATTTGGAAATGATGCCCCTCCAATGGATAGGACGAGAGCTGGCATGCCTGCAGATGACAGTGGTTCACAAAGATCTGACTTCAAGGGTCCAGAAGAACAGTCCAAAAGGAGCGAGGGTCCAGAATCCAGTGGTAGTCCCCTTATGGACTATAGGAGCGGTGAAGAGATGACTCTTGCAGAGGAATGGAAGAGCCGACAGAAGGATAAACCGGCTGTCTCAGACAAAGGTAGAGAAGGTGCTTCTGAGTCCTCTTACCCAGCAAGTTTTAGGAGAGATGTGACCAGTCGAGATCCACCAGCATTTGTTGAGAGGGATAGACCGCCTATTGACTTCCCGGGGGAAAATGTGCGCTTCCCTCGTGGTGATCACTTTGCTGAAATGGATCGCCCTCCACTTGGGAGAAACTCCCCACAAGAAAGAACACCTCTTCCCGCCACTCCAGGAAGAGAAAATGAGAGTAAATGCTGGCTTGCGGAAAGAGACTCTGAGCCGAGTCAGAACAAATCAAAGCATGATGAAAAGTACCACAAAGACCTGTCAACTCATGAGACCGTGGAGCCAAATGATGGTTTTAAAGGACTGAAAGATATTCCACACAGTGAAGGACAGACTACGGGTAAGATGCCAGAACTGGAAGATTTTCAAAGCAGGGATCAAGACTACAGAGACATTGATTACAGGACAGCTTCTGGAAGGATGTTTGAGTACAAACAAGGGGCTCTTCAGGGAACACCACTAATTGAGGAGTCCAAACCAGCCATCCCTCCACAATTCAGTGCATCTGGTTCTAAG GATCAAGACTACAGAAGCGCATCAGTGGAGGGAAAAGTGTCCACAACATTATCCATAATTGGCATTCCAAAATCTGCTACAATGGAGCAG GTTCTTGATGCCTTTACAGTGCAAGACGGGATGCCACACCCAGGGATGAAGATTAAAAACGTTGTCCCAG GTTACAGCTACGATACGgcctatgtggagtttttaAACCTCGAGGATGCAGTCCACTTCATGGAGTCCAACAAG GGTTCCCTCAAGATTGGCACTAGAACAGTTTCCATTAGCTACTCTCATCCAGATGACCACAAAGGTAGTGTTGAT GAATCCCATCGTACCCTGCCTCCACCCCCGGAGTCACAGTTGTCCAGACCCGATCGTCCAACAGAAGAATTTGAGTCCGACCGCAACGGATCCACGCCAAAAGGCACAGAGGAGCCGCTGTGTCCCACCCAGTGGCAGCGCAACTCTGACCTGACCCCTGAGGCCTGGCAGCAGCAGGTGGACCAGCAGTTTCACCAACAGGAAAGCGAGACGCAAGCCGAGTCTTGGGGCCAACAGAACAACCCTCACCACAATTCCCATCAGTCCAAATCAGTCTTTAAGGACAGTAAAA CCatgatcataaaaaatataaagccCACCACCACAATAGAGGCCATTCTCAAAGCCTTGGATCCGTTTGCTTATCTGGATGAGAGAAACGTTCGTCTAATCAAGGCCAAGACACCTGGAGCAAAGTGCTTCTGCTTTGTTGACATGGACTCCCATGAG CAAGTGACACGCTTGGTCGACTTACTCCTCACCAAGCCAAATCCCCTTTATATTGACGGAGTCCGAGTGTATGCCGAGGTTGCAAAACCCCTAAAGAACCCGAG TTTCAGAAGAGAGTTTGACAAACCAAACAGCTCTACTCCAGGCTATCAGCCCGCAGCCAGCACGATGGAG CAGCAGCAGTTTTACCCCAAACCGCAACCCTTAATGCAGCCACCTCCTGGAATGCAAG CCGGTTTGCCAACTGACAGCAGTAATCCACCTTTGTCAGTAGATGCCAGAACCAGCCAG GGAATTGGCTATGATGCCTGTCAAGCTGTGGAGCCGTCCTGCCAGGCGACTGAAGCTCAAGTGCCCGCAGCCGCCGCCAATCAATCGTATG ATGCCGACACACAAGATACGTCCAGCTACTTGTACGACGCCACATCAGGCTTCTACTACGACCCTGAGACCACCCTGTACTATGACCCTGGCTCCAGA TACTTCTACAATGCTCAGAACCAAGAGTACCTGTACTGGGACACTGCAACAAAGGCATACGTCCCGGTGCCCGGAGGCAACCAGGGGCACCAGTCTGTCGTCATGACTCCCGAGGACCAAGCCATTCTCTCCAATCCTGCGGCTGACGCTCCTCTGGACATGAAAAGACCCTCAGAGCCTCCGTTGCCCACCACGCAAGCGGCAGTCTCTGCTGACAACCGTGAAACGCCGTCTCCTGAGAAGAAGGATGACGACGACTCGCCTAGAAGGGACGAGAAGCCAAAAAGTCTCGCTGCTGTCAAG ATCATGAAGGATATGGAGCGCTGGGCCAAGATCCAGAACCGGCAAAAGGAGTGTGTGCGTTCCTTATCGCCGGTGCTGAGAGGCGGGACGGATGACGACAGGAAGCAATCAAAGACGGCGGACGCCGGGTTTGCCGTGTTTGAAAGGAAG AATTCAGGCAGTGAGGATCTCTTCAAGAAGCCTCTTGCTCCAGCTAAAAAAGATGAAAAGCCAAAG CGGCCGATGGGCTCCTTGGGCATGCTGGCGTCAGACTATGCCGCCGGAAGCgacgaggaggtggaggaggagaaggaggaggtggTACACAGCGGCCAGGTTGGCAAAGCGCCTTCCGAAGACCGAGAGGACAAGCTAACGGACTGGAAGAAGATTGCCTGTTTGTTGTGCAGGAGACAGTTCCCCAACAAGGACGCGCTCATCCGCCACCAGCAGCTGTCAGACCTGCACAAA CAAAACATGGAGATCCACTTGAAGATCAAGAGGTCCAAGAAAGAGCTGGAGGCGCTGGAGAACCAGGAGAAAGAA CTGAGCACCAAGGAAGTTGGAAGGTCACCAGAACAGAAGAGGAGAAAACACCATCACCAACAGCCGCAGCAGCAGCATAACAGCTGGGCTGGAGGATCCAG GGAAATCCATAAAGTCAGTGATAGACCTGGTTTAGGCTCAGAACCTCCACCT AGACGGCAGAAGAAAGAGCACGTCGCTTGGGACCATgccacctacaaacaagcagtGCGCAAGGCCATGTTTGCACGCTTTAAGGAGCTGGAGTGA